The Solanum dulcamara chromosome 6, daSolDulc1.2, whole genome shotgun sequence genome contains the following window.
TCAACTCTTTTTCTACTCTATCAAAGAgaaaaacacacacaaaaaaaacacaaaataaaatcaGGGGCGACTTTGATCTCAAAGAACATAATAGTGCAACAATGGCAAGAAAGTTGAGTACTTTAGTTGTTTTTGGTGCAATTTTATTTGCTTTATTACAACATGTTTCAATGGCACAACAAACTCATGTTGTTGGTGATGCTCTGGCTTGGACCGTTCCTAATGGTGGCGCCACCGCTTATTCCGCCTGGGCCGCCCGGAAAACCTTTACCGCCGGCGACACTCTTGGTTAGTATATACTATTTTCGTCTCAATTTATCTGATGtagttttaagaaaaaaaaaggaaaagaaatactTTTGAAACTTCATTAAAATAAGCCACACATGTGTTTGTGtggttataaattatttcattaagaataaaataggcattttaaagttaaattatttttaaatataaaaaaaattgtctattttttttaaaaattgactaATAAGGAAAGTGAAATACTATTTAGTGAATTTTAATAGCTGATATCATGTTAGTTACTATATTCCTTGGATGTTATTTAAGTTACCACTCTTACTTAAATCTGTAAtgagtttaagttatatacatgttaatATAAGAAATTTTTGCCCTATAAGTTACCTTACCCTGATTTATGCTTAAAATTACAAATTCTCgcatcttaattttttttcccagTATTTATCTTTTGGATAATCTCATAAGTGATAATATAAAAAACAATGACCAAATAAATGATCTGATTGCACAGATACTTTTTATATCACCATCATAATTTAAACTAGATTAAATTTCCACTTTGTATTACTTTTCTCTAACTACGTTTAGTTACTCTAATAAAGTGTTAATGGATAATGGGTGATAcaccttttcctttttttactaCCCCTTAGATTCCTTCCCACTTGTATTGTTTTTAGTCAATTAATAGTAGTATATATTTTGTCATATGACAGCTCTATATATTCTGCAGACACTACATTCCATTcaactttttatatatatagttaaaagTTGAACAACACCAAGATAATACTAGTCCCTAATCACCACCTAAAAATCATTGCAAATTCAtgatttagagaaaaaatcaaatcGTTACGTTTTTGCGGTTTTAcctaatatatttatttggatttttaattaatgcaGTTTTTAACTTTACAACTGGATTGCATAGTGTGGCTGAAGTGTCAAAGGCAGCTTTTGATTCATGCAATATttcaagtccaatttcaatTTCCACTAATGGCCCAACAAACATTACATTGAGATCTGTTGGATCACATTACTACCTTTGTACATTTCCAAGTCATTGTACCTTGGGCCAGAAATTGGCTATCAATGTCTCCGGCTCCGGCTCACCCGCTCCTCAGCCAGCCCCCGCCAGGCCCTCCACTCCTCCGACTGCCACTCCGGTGACGTCTCCTTCAGCAAGCCCATCCACAGCTCCAGCCCCATCGGTCGCTCCAGCAACGGCACCTGGACCTGCTAGTGTAGCCCAAACTTATATTGTTGGAGATAACATGGGCTGGACTGTTCCTAGTGGCCCAACTTCTTATCAAAGATGGGCTAATGGCAAATCCTTCAAAGTTGGAGATACTCTTGGTAAGCCCTAAAATAATTTCACTCTATTTtcttttgtgatttttttatcaGGTTATCAATTATTATCGACATTTATTATAGAAATTACATCGCTATCTTTTCTCACAAGATTCTTATGTTCTATGATTACTCCATTTATAATTGTTGATCtaacattttatttttctaaatgtAGTTTTCAATTTTGTGAATGGGACACACAATGTCGCAATGGTTAGCAAGGCATCTTATGACTCATGTAACACAACTTCTCCCATAAACACAATTAGCAGTGGTCCAGCCAGAATTACACTTACAAATTCTGGTGAACATTACTACATGTGTACATTCCCTAGACACTGCTCATTAGGTCAAAAATTAGCCATCAATGTCACCGGCACGGACGCGACCGCCCCCACGCCTTCCACCACCGCAGCTACGCCATCCAGCTCCACCGTCCCATCGACCGATTCTCCGGCCACTTCACCACCAGCACCAAGTGCCTCAGCTCCATCTTTGGTTATTGCTGCTTTGCCAGTCACTTTCTTGTCATTTGCCTTACTTAGGTTGTTGAATTAGAGAGTACTATACTATATTGCTtgattttatgtaatttttctatAGGttccctttttgtttttttttaaatacggATTTAACATTATTGTTGTTGCACCaataaagttgatttttttgaattcaagctagatatttttaaaaaaaaattgtgttgaTTTTCGGTGTAATgacatttcaaaaataatataagttGTAATTCTgctgaataataaataaaatattttaaaatattaattaaaatttatatagttTGAATTTAGATCTCGAAAAAATTGTAAAGATATGACATGTGGCTTTAactcaactccaaaagttaGTTCTTGAGTTGGATTGTCCAACTCCATATAAGGAGATCATCAATCAATATCTCAATCAATATAGGACTTTTTATCCACTCTAACATCCCTCCCCCCTTATGGTCAGGTCCAATATAGTAAAGTGGATCAAAAACCTAAACGGATATGGACCTGACTCTAATATCACGTGATTAATTTGAGTTTACGGTGTTAAGGTTTTAGGACCTTACTTTTGCAAACTAAACTAGTCGTAATTAGCTCAATTATTTTTAGGTAGGTAAACAAATATTATGTCTGTTTATTTAATTGTCAATGTCAGAGTTTGTTAAATGTCTATTTCTCTGTCTGTGGgatatttctttttataaaaaaactacTATAATATTCAAAACATAATTTCTTTCAACACTCACTGTTTAATTCTTTCAAAAAGTTTTCCAGAAGGATAATCTATTCAAAAAACTATCTTCTTTTAAAGAATGTATATGACACTTATAATTTGATTTAAATTACTCTCCATTAATTGATAATTGTACATTACACTTATCATTTGATGAGTTaactaatatttcttttattacaaTATTGCTTAAAATTTCCTGTGTAATTAgcttttttaatattttaattttaatttttaaaaataattaagaaataatttttaaaataaaaatcaaaagccAGATGATGTAACCCATTTCATatcttttttttcataaaagttGCAAAATCCATTTTTTCACAATCTAATTCGTCACATAGAGTTTGCTTAATGTGATTTACTTTTTCTATATGATTTCCGGACTATTAAATGAGGTTTATTGTTGAGTACCTAAAGAATATTGTGGGTTCCCTGATCATAAAAAACAAACACATAAGAGGACAAACAATTAACAAGTGACCCCAAATCTTGAAGATATTAATTTTCACAAGACTAATTTAGCTATGATAAGGTCTTTGTTGGgtagtttaaataaattaaattacctAACACGTCAAAGAGAGGGATAAATTaatagattaattaattagtctTAATTATTAATCAGGAAAATCATGTCATCTGGTCAAGGTCAATGATCATATCTTGTGATTATGGTTGGTGTAGGTTGTGGTCATAAATAAAACAGAAAGAATTGATAATATGAGTTTaacaatatttatatcaaagtatttcttaaatgaaaaatatgtatttttctAAATGAAAAAATTCTGCCATAAATTTAGTTGGAAAAGATTAATTTATCTAACTAATCTTTCTTTAATTCGCAATTAAATAGGCGCATATCAAAATCGTATTTTCAACgaaaatgatcataaaaatcaaataaacaaattaaGTTGGATAATTATGGAAGCTAAGTAGACAAAATTGGATAACTTTGACGGTCAATTACTATTTTGAATGATCATTCAGACATTCAACTCTATACTTTATATGTTTGAATTACCTTTGacgatgaaataattattctcAATGACTCTCAAAATCAATGcaatttcctttttttggtaAGTAAATGATTTTACTACcaaataaaagttaaaaacagatataaaaaaaacaaaaaaaactactGGATAACCTCAGTGTTAGTAACAGCTAGCAAAGTACATCCAATTTATCTTCTTATATACATTACGGAAT
Protein-coding sequences here:
- the LOC129891392 gene encoding blue copper protein-like, whose protein sequence is MARKLSTLVVFGAILFALLQHVSMAQQTHVVGDALAWTVPNGGATAYSAWAARKTFTAGDTLVFNFTTGLHSVAEVSKAAFDSCNISSPISISTNGPTNITLRSVGSHYYLCTFPSHCTLGQKLAINVSGSGSPAPQPAPARPSTPPTATPVTSPSASPSTAPAPSVAPATAPGPASVAQTYIVGDNMGWTVPSGPTSYQRWANGKSFKVGDTLVFNFVNGTHNVAMVSKASYDSCNTTSPINTISSGPARITLTNSGEHYYMCTFPRHCSLGQKLAINVTGTDATAPTPSTTAATPSSSTVPSTDSPATSPPAPSASAPSLVIAALPVTFLSFALLRLLN